One Dictyoglomus thermophilum H-6-12 DNA window includes the following coding sequences:
- a CDS encoding GumC family protein has protein sequence MNEEKMYEDEISLAELFYIIWKRRVLVIILFIISVLIALVYSLLAPKIYEAKTVILIPQQSGTSSTLSALLQNLPIPIGITSSTPSANMVAILKSRSAAEYVFKKLKLDDYFKAKTYEDALKQLMDSIKVTTNEKENTITITAEAKDPKLAADIANTYVEALSTINASLGVYTAKRTKEFLEKQIERVKKDLDQAENKLKEFQEKNLIFSIDDEAKAIVDALAKLESEKQMTAITLKVSKDNFENLKKELVNQQRIQQKDLLAITSLTATSTVLSDLRNKLISQESELALLSIDYGPEHPKVVSMKYAIEETKKVIREELDRVYKAINNSSLYDLFNLQMSILVNESKLKALSDVIDQYQSKLSKLPELGLTLSKLLRDVKVQETIYTMLLSQYEQAKIDETKEVAVVSVLDPAVPPLKKSKPSTVLNVLIAGVSSVFLGVFLAFFLNFWENFKKEWQRIGG, from the coding sequence ATGAACGAAGAAAAAATGTATGAGGATGAAATTAGCTTGGCTGAGCTTTTTTACATTATATGGAAGAGAAGGGTTTTAGTTATCATATTATTTATAATCTCTGTACTAATAGCATTGGTTTATAGTTTATTAGCCCCCAAAATTTATGAGGCTAAGACTGTGATTTTAATTCCTCAACAATCGGGAACTTCCTCTACTTTGAGTGCTCTTCTCCAAAATTTACCTATTCCAATTGGAATCACATCTTCAACTCCATCAGCAAATATGGTTGCTATTCTGAAGAGTAGATCTGCTGCTGAGTATGTTTTTAAAAAACTAAAACTTGATGACTATTTTAAAGCAAAAACCTATGAGGATGCTTTAAAACAATTGATGGACAGTATAAAAGTAACAACTAATGAGAAGGAAAACACCATTACTATAACTGCAGAGGCTAAAGATCCTAAGTTGGCTGCTGATATTGCTAATACTTATGTTGAGGCTTTGAGTACTATAAATGCTTCTCTTGGAGTATATACTGCAAAGAGAACAAAGGAGTTCTTGGAAAAACAGATAGAGAGAGTTAAAAAAGATTTAGATCAAGCAGAAAATAAACTGAAGGAATTTCAGGAGAAGAATTTAATATTTAGCATTGATGATGAGGCAAAAGCCATAGTAGATGCTCTTGCAAAACTTGAATCGGAAAAACAGATGACAGCTATAACTTTGAAAGTATCAAAAGATAATTTTGAAAATTTAAAGAAAGAACTTGTTAATCAACAAAGAATTCAACAAAAGGATTTGCTTGCTATTACCTCTCTTACTGCTACCTCTACTGTTCTTTCTGACCTAAGAAATAAATTGATTTCTCAGGAATCAGAACTTGCTCTTCTTTCTATTGATTATGGTCCAGAACATCCAAAAGTTGTTTCTATGAAGTATGCTATTGAGGAGACAAAAAAGGTGATCAGGGAGGAACTTGATAGGGTTTATAAGGCTATTAATAACTCCTCTTTATATGATCTATTCAATCTACAGATGAGTATCTTAGTAAATGAGTCTAAACTTAAGGCTCTTTCTGATGTTATTGATCAGTATCAGAGTAAACTTTCTAAATTACCGGAGCTTGGTCTTACATTATCTAAACTTCTGAGAGATGTGAAAGTTCAGGAGACTATTTATACTATGCTTCTTTCTCAATATGAGCAAGCAAAAATTGATGAAACTAAAGAAGTAGCTGTAGTTTCAGTTCTTGATCCTGCTGTGCCACCTTTAAAAAAATCAAAACCTTCCACTGTTTTGAATGTTCTTATAGCGGGAGTGAGTAGTGTATTTTTAGGGGTATTTTTAGCCTTTTTCCTTAATTTTTGGGAAAATTTTAAGAAGGAGTGGCAGAGAATAGGAGGATAA
- the argB gene encoding acetylglutamate kinase: MDRKGLILVKIGGNTLSKLSLFLSFIKTLYELGYDFVLLHGGGNEINSWMEKLGFEPKFVKGRRITDENTLKIVEMVLSGDIQGKVISEVKKAGLKVLGLNGKSIFKCKKLIIDNIDLGYVGEVVEVDVLPIRRLLEERYVVVTTSLGMDESGVSYNINADSAALALGISLKVDRLIFCTDVPGVILREDDKDKVLNKLSIEEAKKLIEEEKVFGGMIPKLESAIRAIENGVKTVQIWGGVDFSRAWNMEEGTLVYKAL, translated from the coding sequence GTGGATAGAAAAGGTTTAATTCTTGTAAAAATTGGTGGTAATACTTTAAGTAAACTTTCTCTTTTTTTGTCGTTTATTAAAACCCTTTATGAATTGGGTTATGATTTTGTTTTATTGCATGGAGGGGGAAATGAGATAAATTCTTGGATGGAAAAACTAGGTTTTGAACCAAAGTTTGTAAAAGGTAGAAGAATAACTGATGAAAACACATTAAAAATAGTTGAGATGGTCCTTTCAGGAGATATACAAGGAAAAGTTATATCTGAAGTAAAAAAAGCAGGGTTAAAAGTTTTGGGATTAAATGGAAAATCCATATTTAAATGCAAGAAATTAATTATTGATAATATAGACTTAGGATATGTAGGAGAAGTTGTAGAAGTAGATGTCTTACCTATTAGAAGGCTCCTTGAGGAAAGATATGTTGTAGTTACCACGTCTTTAGGAATGGATGAGAGTGGTGTTTCTTATAATATAAATGCTGACTCTGCTGCCTTAGCTTTGGGTATTTCTCTCAAGGTAGACAGATTAATATTTTGTACCGACGTTCCTGGGGTTATTTTGAGAGAAGATGATAAGGATAAGGTGTTGAATAAGTTATCTATAGAGGAGGCTAAGAAATTAATTGAGGAAGAAAAAGTTTTTGGTGGAATGATTCCTAAACTTGAGTCCGCAATTAGAGCTATAGAAAATGGGGTAAAGACGGTACAAATATGGGGAGGAGTAGATTTTTCAAGGGCATGGAATATGGAGGAAGGAACTTTGGTGTATAAAGCTTTGTAA
- a CDS encoding GTP-binding protein: MAVLNYAAREITCKIVYCGPGLSGKTVNLQQIYKMVSPDRRGELVSLATETERTLFFDFLPLDLGTVQGFKLRFQLYTTPGQALYEASRKLILRGVDGLVFVVDSQKSRLEENVRIFEALKKELAAVGYDFNTLPFVFQYNKRDLPDIVSVEELNQRLNPEGKYKYFEAVAIEGKGVMETLKAISQEVLLKLTRG, from the coding sequence ATGGCGGTTTTAAATTATGCTGCAAGGGAGATCACTTGTAAAATTGTTTATTGTGGCCCAGGTTTGAGCGGGAAAACAGTAAATTTACAACAGATTTATAAGATGGTCTCTCCTGATAGACGTGGAGAGCTTGTTTCTCTTGCTACTGAAACAGAGAGAACTTTGTTTTTTGATTTTTTGCCATTAGATCTTGGAACAGTACAGGGATTTAAGTTAAGATTTCAATTATATACTACACCAGGGCAAGCTTTATATGAGGCAAGTAGAAAATTGATCTTGAGGGGTGTTGATGGTCTTGTCTTTGTGGTGGATTCTCAAAAGTCGAGATTAGAAGAGAATGTAAGGATATTTGAGGCTCTAAAAAAAGAACTTGCTGCTGTGGGTTATGATTTTAACACTCTTCCATTCGTTTTTCAATATAATAAGAGGGATCTACCGGATATTGTGAGTGTTGAAGAGCTTAACCAAAGGTTGAATCCTGAAGGAAAGTATAAATATTTTGAAGCTGTTGCAATCGAAGGAAAAGGAGTAATGGAAACTTTGAAAGCTATATCTCAGGAGGTATTATTAAAGCTTACCCGTGGATAG
- a CDS encoding roadblock/LC7 domain-containing protein: protein MDEREQILSLVISLEDQEEIERYLGQFLAESKAKAALLIDKSGTVIGGRGTASQFDFVTISALAAGAFSATQELAKLLGEEEFSLIFHQGKRNHLHISHIEKQVLLLVIFDDSTTLGMVRLFAQKACENLAKIIKKIKEKQKDIPKAEFNFSDIEDFFKK, encoded by the coding sequence ATGGACGAAAGAGAACAGATTTTATCACTAGTAATTTCATTGGAGGATCAGGAAGAGATAGAGAGATATCTTGGTCAATTTCTTGCGGAATCTAAAGCTAAAGCTGCTCTTTTAATAGATAAAAGCGGTACTGTTATTGGCGGAAGAGGAACGGCTTCGCAGTTTGATTTTGTGACTATATCTGCTTTAGCTGCAGGAGCTTTTTCTGCTACTCAAGAGCTTGCAAAACTCTTGGGTGAGGAAGAATTCTCATTAATTTTCCATCAGGGGAAGAGGAATCACCTTCATATCTCTCATATAGAGAAGCAAGTCTTGTTGCTTGTGATTTTTGATGATTCTACTACTCTTGGTATGGTAAGACTCTTTGCTCAAAAAGCTTGTGAGAATCTTGCAAAGATAATAAAGAAGATTAAGGAAAAACAAAAGGATATACCTAAAGCAGAGTTTAATTTTAGCGATATAGAGGATTTCTTTAAAAAGTAA